A genome region from Bombilactobacillus bombi includes the following:
- a CDS encoding aminotransferase class I/II-fold pyridoxal phosphate-dependent enzyme — translation MMQMNQYLNRQLSQVKPSAILAFSTFANQIPNIVNFTLGEPDFNTPEHIKEAAIASIQANHSHYAPSNGTAGLRQAAANFLAQKYDQHYTADEVIVTEGATEGIYTAVMSVLNPGDKVIIPTPTFPLYIADTVLAGGEPILVDTSSNGFKLTPQMLQDTIEKAGEGVRLVILNYPSNPTGVTYSQSELDALGDVLRDQPIFVLCDEIYSELNYNGPHASLSKSLKDQVILITGVSKSHAMTGWRIGLMCAPQAITDELGKIHQFTITSAATVTQDAAEEAFKNGIDDALPMRAQYQKRRDYIVEQMEQMGFKCATPGGAFYIFAQIPEDLDQDDERFARDLAQNGPVAAVPGSYFGPGGSGYLRLSYATSMEEIQRGMQLMQAYVQNIRQQKGGH, via the coding sequence ATCATGCAAATGAATCAATATCTCAATCGTCAACTTAGTCAAGTGAAGCCGTCAGCTATTTTAGCTTTTTCGACATTCGCTAATCAAATTCCAAACATCGTTAACTTCACCTTAGGCGAACCCGACTTCAATACTCCCGAACATATCAAAGAAGCTGCCATCGCTAGTATTCAAGCCAACCATTCTCACTATGCTCCTAGCAATGGGACTGCCGGTTTACGCCAAGCAGCGGCTAACTTCTTAGCTCAAAAATATGACCAGCATTATACTGCTGATGAAGTCATTGTGACTGAAGGAGCAACTGAAGGAATTTATACTGCTGTCATGTCTGTTTTAAACCCTGGTGATAAAGTTATTATTCCGACACCAACATTCCCGTTATACATTGCAGATACTGTCTTGGCAGGCGGTGAACCTATTTTAGTTGATACTTCCAGCAACGGCTTTAAGTTGACTCCCCAAATGCTGCAAGACACCATCGAGAAAGCTGGCGAAGGTGTACGCTTAGTCATCTTAAATTATCCAAGTAATCCTACAGGTGTTACTTATTCCCAAAGTGAATTAGATGCTTTAGGTGATGTTTTAAGAGATCAACCAATTTTCGTTCTTTGTGACGAAATTTATAGCGAATTAAATTACAACGGACCTCACGCTAGCTTATCCAAGAGCCTCAAAGATCAAGTAATTCTAATTACTGGTGTGTCAAAATCGCATGCTATGACTGGTTGGAGAATTGGTTTAATGTGTGCTCCACAAGCCATCACAGACGAGCTTGGTAAAATTCACCAATTCACGATTACAAGTGCTGCCACTGTCACTCAAGATGCAGCTGAAGAAGCTTTCAAAAATGGGATAGATGATGCATTACCAATGCGCGCCCAATATCAAAAACGCCGTGATTACATTGTAGAACAAATGGAGCAAATGGGCTTTAAGTGTGCAACTCCAGGGGGTGCTTTCTATATTTTTGCACAAATTCCTGAAGATTTAGATCAAGATGATGAACGTTTTGCTCGTGATTTAGCCCAAAACGGTCCAGTGGCAGCAGTCCCAGGATCATACTTTGGACCTGGTGGCAGTGGTTATTTAAGATTAAGCTATGCTACCAGCATGGAAGAGATTCAACGGGGAATGCAATTAATGCAAGCATACGTCCAAAATATTCGCCAACAAAAAGGAGGTCATTAA
- a CDS encoding PTS sugar transporter subunit IIA — protein MKKYLIASHGKFASGLKSSVQILTGKTQNITTIDAYLTDQEVDVGQKVDDFLKTIKAEDWGIIFTDLVGGSVNREVLLRTNQQSNIFVITSVNLPTVLSIMLDIAQPTKEHLQNLINEAPVQLSELDKQNINELSEDEFLL, from the coding sequence TTGAAAAAGTATCTTATTGCAAGTCATGGCAAATTTGCGAGCGGGTTAAAAAGCTCAGTTCAGATTTTAACTGGAAAAACTCAAAATATAACTACTATTGATGCATATTTAACTGATCAGGAAGTTGATGTAGGACAAAAAGTTGATGACTTTTTGAAGACAATTAAAGCCGAAGATTGGGGAATTATCTTTACCGATTTAGTTGGTGGCAGCGTTAATAGAGAAGTTTTGTTAAGAACGAATCAGCAATCTAATATTTTTGTCATTACTTCAGTGAATTTACCAACAGTCTTATCAATTATGCTGGACATTGCCCAGCCGACTAAGGAACATTTGCAAAATTTAATTAATGAGGCTCCGGTTCAACTAAGTGAACTAGATAAACAAAACATTAATGAATTAAGTGAAGACGAATTTTTATTATAA
- a CDS encoding S66 family peptidase, with translation MLVKPKPLHIGDQVAVVSLSQGTLGEAFAAHQRQLGIQRLQELGLKPVFMPNALKGIAYLKEHPKARAQDLKQAFSDQHIKGIFAAIGGEDTFKLLPYLMEDEEFKQNVRQHPKLFSGFSDTTVDHLMFYRLGMQSFYGPNFLNDLAELDTQMLPYTRKTVEHYFTNPQQTEIEASPIWYEERTDFSDAQVGTPRPQHADKDGYLTLRGTGQIQGQLLGGCLESLTDLIIGSRYSEEIAINTQYQIFPSAAQWQDKILFIETSEGQPTPAKYRQLLQVLDEKGVLSAVKAIIVGKPQNKKYYDEYQQVLLEMTAAYQTPILYNCNFGHAYPRTALPYGAQTQIDFDQKTLTIVEPWFD, from the coding sequence ATGTTAGTAAAACCTAAACCATTACATATAGGAGATCAAGTGGCTGTTGTCAGTTTGTCGCAGGGAACTTTAGGAGAAGCATTTGCTGCTCATCAACGGCAATTAGGAATCCAACGATTACAAGAATTAGGCCTCAAGCCAGTGTTTATGCCCAATGCACTCAAAGGAATTGCTTATCTCAAAGAACACCCAAAAGCGCGCGCACAAGACTTAAAGCAAGCTTTTTCAGATCAACATATCAAAGGGATTTTTGCCGCAATAGGCGGTGAAGATACTTTTAAATTGTTGCCATACTTAATGGAAGATGAAGAATTTAAGCAAAATGTTCGTCAACATCCGAAGTTATTTAGTGGATTTTCAGATACGACCGTTGATCATTTAATGTTTTATCGTCTAGGAATGCAAAGTTTTTATGGACCAAACTTTTTAAATGATTTGGCAGAGTTAGACACTCAAATGTTGCCTTATACCCGCAAAACGGTTGAACATTATTTTACTAATCCTCAACAAACTGAAATAGAAGCTAGTCCAATTTGGTATGAAGAACGGACGGATTTTTCTGATGCTCAAGTCGGTACACCTAGACCGCAACATGCTGATAAGGATGGTTATCTCACTTTACGCGGAACTGGTCAGATTCAAGGTCAATTGTTGGGTGGCTGTTTGGAAAGTTTAACCGATTTAATAATTGGTTCGCGCTATTCTGAAGAAATAGCAATCAATACCCAATATCAAATCTTTCCATCAGCTGCTCAATGGCAAGATAAAATCCTGTTTATTGAAACTAGTGAAGGACAACCAACGCCTGCTAAATATCGCCAATTATTACAAGTATTAGATGAAAAAGGTGTATTATCAGCTGTCAAAGCTATTATTGTCGGTAAGCCGCAAAATAAAAAATACTATGACGAATATCAACAAGTGTTACTAGAGATGACAGCAGCTTATCAGACCCCAATTTTGTATAATTGCAATTTTGGTCATGCTTATCCGCGGACGGCGTTGCCCTATGGAGCTCAAACTCAAATTGATTTTGATCAAAAAACATTAACAATTGTGGAACCTTGGTTTGATTAA
- a CDS encoding amino acid permease, whose protein sequence is MSIWQKITQKADVQQYLQEDVQFEKTLRAKDLMALGIGAVIGTGIFILPGTVAATVSGPGVILSFLIAAIVCATAAMCYAEFASALPVAGSAYSYGNIIFGQLIGWIIGWALILEYMLAVATVSVGFSAYFSAFLKGFGISLPQAISGPLNLHQHTYINLVAVVVVLLISAMLSRGMQTSMKINDWMVVIKIVIIAIFIAVGIFYVKPKNWSPFMPFGTSGVLTGASTVFFAYLGFDAVSSSAPEVKNPQRNLPIGIIGTLIIATILYMAVATVLTGMVPYTKLNVADPVAFALQFFHLNTVAGIISLGAMAGMFTMMVTMIYSSSRLVYAIGRDGLLPKFLGSINQKHLPNNSLVIVTIIIAIMGGFINLNQLAELVNIGTLIAFAFVSIGVVPLRKRQDIKNDGFKVPFYPVLPIISLILCLYLMTKLKLVTWIASAIWFTIGIIIYLTYSIHHSNLNQKKKSE, encoded by the coding sequence GTGTCAATCTGGCAGAAAATTACACAAAAAGCCGATGTTCAACAATATTTGCAAGAAGACGTGCAATTCGAAAAAACACTGCGCGCGAAAGATTTGATGGCTCTGGGGATTGGGGCAGTAATTGGAACGGGAATCTTTATCTTGCCCGGCACAGTAGCTGCGACTGTCAGTGGTCCGGGAGTTATCTTAAGCTTTTTAATCGCAGCAATTGTGTGCGCGACTGCTGCAATGTGTTATGCAGAATTTGCGTCTGCTTTACCCGTGGCGGGGAGTGCGTATTCTTATGGAAATATTATCTTCGGTCAATTGATTGGTTGGATTATTGGCTGGGCGCTTATCTTAGAGTATATGCTGGCAGTAGCGACAGTATCAGTGGGATTTTCTGCTTATTTTAGTGCCTTTTTGAAGGGATTTGGGATTAGTTTACCGCAAGCAATTTCTGGTCCACTGAATTTACATCAACATACGTATATTAATTTAGTAGCAGTTGTAGTGGTTTTGTTAATTTCAGCCATGTTATCACGTGGAATGCAAACCTCTATGAAAATTAATGACTGGATGGTAGTTATTAAGATTGTAATTATTGCAATTTTTATTGCAGTGGGGATTTTTTATGTTAAACCCAAGAACTGGTCGCCATTTATGCCTTTCGGCACTTCTGGAGTATTAACGGGAGCTTCGACAGTGTTCTTCGCTTATCTTGGCTTTGATGCTGTTTCTTCTTCAGCGCCGGAAGTGAAAAATCCGCAACGCAATCTGCCAATTGGAATTATTGGGACATTGATTATTGCGACGATTCTTTACATGGCTGTAGCTACAGTGTTAACAGGGATGGTACCTTATACCAAGTTAAATGTAGCCGATCCTGTCGCTTTTGCCTTGCAGTTTTTCCACTTAAATACAGTTGCGGGTATTATTTCCTTAGGGGCTATGGCCGGGATGTTCACGATGATGGTTACCATGATTTATAGTAGTTCGCGCTTGGTCTATGCAATTGGGCGTGACGGCTTATTACCTAAGTTTTTAGGTAGCATCAATCAAAAGCACCTACCTAATAATAGTTTGGTAATTGTAACAATCATTATTGCTATTATGGGAGGATTTATTAATCTTAACCAATTAGCGGAATTAGTTAATATTGGGACTTTAATCGCATTTGCGTTTGTTTCTATTGGAGTTGTACCATTGCGTAAACGCCAGGATATTAAGAATGATGGTTTCAAAGTACCATTTTATCCAGTTTTGCCAATTATTTCGTTGATTTTGTGTCTGTATTTGATGACCAAATTAAAATTGGTAACTTGGATTGCATCAGCTATTTGGTTCACTATCGGGATTATTATTTATTTGACTTATAGTATTCATCATAGCAACTTAAATCAAAAGAAAAAAAGTGAATGA
- a CDS encoding helix-turn-helix domain-containing protein: MATIGERIREYRNQKNLTQKELGQLIHQSPQVISNYERGYTTPNSITLKNIADILNVSMDNLTATKNSDKHTIEQVDLNDDNLSLTYKGQPVSNEDLEIIRRFLRGSKSDK; this comes from the coding sequence ATGGCGACTATTGGTGAAAGAATTAGAGAATATCGAAATCAAAAAAATCTCACCCAAAAAGAATTGGGACAACTTATACATCAATCACCTCAAGTTATTTCTAATTATGAACGTGGATATACAACACCAAATTCAATAACTCTTAAGAATATTGCCGATATTTTAAATGTATCAATGGATAATTTAACTGCAACTAAAAATTCTGATAAACATACTATAGAGCAAGTTGATTTAAATGATGATAATCTATCGCTTACTTATAAAGGCCAACCTGTTTCAAATGAAGACTTAGAAATTATTCGTCGTTTTCTTCGAGGCAGCAAATCCGATAAATAA
- a CDS encoding helix-turn-helix domain-containing protein: protein MCVQKNIKRIRLARGIKQKAISNYLNISEMKYSRIENSNKKIDSKTLEKIAQFLNVNANIFFDDKITESVIKRYLHTPCDLMDKIAE from the coding sequence ATGTGTGTCCAAAAAAATATTAAACGTATCAGACTTGCCAGAGGAATAAAGCAAAAAGCTATATCCAATTATTTGAATATTTCTGAAATGAAATATTCAAGAATAGAAAATTCTAATAAGAAAATAGATTCAAAGACTTTAGAAAAAATTGCTCAATTTTTGAATGTTAATGCAAATATTTTTTTTGACGATAAAATAACGGAATCCGTTATAAAAAGATATTTACATACGCCATGTGATTTAATGGATAAGATTGCAGAATAA